In Fusarium oxysporum f. sp. lycopersici 4287 chromosome 2, whole genome shotgun sequence, a genomic segment contains:
- a CDS encoding L-iditol 2-dehydrogenase, giving the protein MASNLSFVLNKPGDVSFEERPKPTLSSPHDVLVAVNYTGICGSDVHYWVHGSIGKFVVEDPMVLGHESAGTIVEVGSKVKTLKKGTGSLGTLTGYWAAPADFCFKLPDNVSQQEGALIEPLAVAVHIVKQARVKPGDSVVVMGAGLVGLLCAAVAKAYGASKIVSVDIVQSKLDFAKDFASTHVYASQRIAPEENAKNICELAGLPEGADVVIDASGAEPSIQASIHVLKNGGSYVQGGMGKADITFPIMAFCIKEATASGSFRYGAGDYPLAVELVATGKVDVKKLITGVVDFKQAEEAFKKVKEGEAIKVLIKGPNEQ; this is encoded by the exons ATGGCCAGC AACCTCTCCTTCGTCCTCAACAAGCCCGGCGACGTCTCCTTCGAGGAGCGCCCCAAGCCCACCCTCTCGAGCCCCCACGATGTCCTCGTCGCCGTCAACTACACCGGCATCTGCGGTTCCGACGTGCACTACTGGGTCCACGGCTCCATCGGCAAGTTCGTCGTTGAAGACCCCATGGTTCTAGGCCACGAGTCCGCCGGCACAATCGTCGAAGTCGGCTCCAAAGTCAAGACCCTCAAG AAGGGCACCGGGTCCCTCGGAACTTTGACCGGTTACTGGGCTGCGCCTGCGGATTTCTGCTTCAAGCTTCCTGATAATGTTTCGCAGCAGGAGGGTGCTCTGATTGAGCCTCTCGCTGTCGCTGTTCACATCGTCAAGCAGGCCCGCGTCAAGCCCGGTGACTCCGTCGTTGTCATGGGCGCTGGACTCGTTGGTCTTCTCTGCGCCGCTGTCGCAAAGGCCTACGGAGCCTCCAAGATCGTTAGTGTCGATATTGTCCAGAGCAAGCTCGACTTCGCCAAGGACTTCGCCTCCACCCACGTCTACGCTTCTCAACGCATTGCACCCGAGGAGAACGCCAAGAACATCTGCGAGCTCGCTGGTCTCCCTGAAGGCGCTGACGTTGTCATTGACGCCAGCGGTGCCGAGCCCTCAATCCAAGCATCTATCCACGTCCTCAAGAACGGCGGTAGCTACGTGCAGGGTGGTATGGGCAAGGCCGACATTACCTTCCCCATCATGGCATTCTGCATCAAGGAGGCTACAGCTAGTGGTTCATTCCGCTACGGCGCTGGTGATTACCCTCTCgctgttgagcttgtcgcTACCGGCAAGGtcgatgtcaagaagctcatcacTGGGGTTGTCGACTTCAAGCAGGCCGAGGAGGCtttcaagaaggtcaaggagggagaggcgaTCAAGGTTTTGATCAAAGGACCCAACGAGCAGTAA
- a CDS encoding potassium/sodium efflux P-type ATPase, fungal-type (At least one base has a quality score < 10) yields MAKKDDSVDNHVSGQSNEPMSRPAHALTFNQVVEELKTDTLSGLTEAEAKQRHEKFGNNDLGEADGVQPLKIIIAQVANAMTLVLILAMAVSFGIKSWIEGGVVAFIIGLNVTVGFFQEYSAEKTMDSLRSMSSPTASVVRDGDSKVVPSVEVVPGDLVEIKTGDTIPADIRLIEAVNFETDEAMLTGKSLPVRKNEDEVFEDNTGPGDRINVAYSSSTVTKGRAKGIVFATGTSTEIGAIAAALRKKDSKVRPVKRKADGSAKPHRYLEAYTLTLTDAVGRFLGVNVGTPLQKKLSRLAIYLFGTAVICAIIVLAANDFDASQQVIIYAVATGLSMIPASLVVVLTITMAAGTKRMVERNVIVRNLKSLEALGAVTDICSDKTGTLTQGKMVARGAWTPGKGTYLIENTTEPFNPTIGDMRWSRSQPHELPLKQGGDECGSVSPISELLNQSKSSLVKFLEVASLANLATVNEKNGEWHARGDPTEIAIQVLASRFDWNRLRLTSHDAANQYSEIAELPFDSDVKRMSVIMKDNRTRQLFAFTKGAVERVIGACATYCPEDNEEQVPITDEFREQILRNMESFAGMGLRVLALASKPYNVDMKKGDEIDRTTVECDLVFRGLVGLYDPPRPESAPAVRECHEAGISVHMLTGDHPETAKAIAIEVGILPTRMDLVAEDTAATMVMTATTFDGLTDDEVDQLPFLPLVIARCAPQTKVRMIEALHRRDKFCAMTGDGVNDSPSLRRADVGIAMGQAGSDVAKDASDIVLSDDNFASIVAAIEEGRRIFDNIQKFILHVLATNVAQAVVLLVGLVFKDKTGLSVFPIAPVQIMWIIMMTSGLPDMGLGFERAVAGILRRPPISLKTGVFSFEFIIDMVVYGLWIAALCLSAFVLRLYAFGNGELGEDCNDNYSDSCETVFKARATTFACLTWFSLFLAWEMIDKRRSFFRMQPGSKLYFTQWMHDVWRNQFLFWAIMLGFVTLFPIQYIPVISDTVFKHKGITWEWAIVFIAAGLFFGGIEAWKFAKRVYFRRQARKNQGVEWKDMDLEQRTFGEYLTPDSSEASVRHDSEKVDAQAAAQRNNAEKKA; encoded by the exons ATGGCTAAGAAGGACGACTCCGTCGACAACCATGTCTCTGGTCAGAGCAACGAGCCCATGAGCCGTCCCGCTCACGCCTTGACTTTCAACCAGGTtgtcgaggagctcaagacTGATACTCTCAGCGGTCTTACCGAGGCCGAGGCCAAACAACGACATGAAAAGTTTGGCAACAATGATCTCGGCGAAGCTGATGGCGTTCAGcctctcaagatcatcatcgctcAGGTCGCTAACGCCATGACGCTG GTGCTTATTCTTGCCATGGCTGTTTCTTTCGGTATCAAGTCATGGATTGAGGGTGGTGTCGTCGCCTTCATTATTGGTCTCAATGTCACCGTCGGTTTCTTCCAGGAGTACTCTGCCGAGAAGACCATGGACTCTCTGCGGTCCATGTCTTCTCCCACTGCTAGTGTTGTGCGCGATGGAGACTCCAAGGTAGTTCCCTCAGTTGAGGTCGTTCCCGGTGATCTTGTGGAAATCAAGACCGGAGATACGATCCCTGCTGATATTCG ACTTATTGAGGCCGTTAACTTCGAGACTGATGAGGCCATGTTGACTGGCAAGTCTCTCCCCGTTCGAAAGAACGAGGATGAAGTCTTCGAAGACAACACCGGACCCGGCGACCGTATCAACGTCGCCTACAGCTCTTCCACCGTCACAAAGGGTCGTGCCAAGGGTATCGTCTTCGCTACCGGCACCAGCACCGAAATCGGTGCTATCGCTGCTGCCCTCCGAAAGAAGGACAGCAAGGTCCGCCCCGTGAAGCGCAAGGCTGATGGTTCCGCCAAGCCTCACCGATATCTCGAAGCCTACACTCTCACCCTCACCGACGCTGTTGGTCGCTTCCTCGGTGTCAACGTCGGCACACCTctccagaagaagctctcccGTCTGGCAATCTACCTCTTCGGTACTGCTGTCATCTGTGCCATTATCGTCCTTGCTGCCAACGACTTCGATGCTTCCCAACAGGTTATTATCTACGCCGTTGCTACTGGTCTGTCTATGATTCCCGCTAGTTTGGTCGTCGTCTTGACTATCACCATGGCTGCTGGTACCAAGCGCATGGTTGAGCGAAACGTTATTGTTCGTAACCTCAAGTCTCTTGAGGCTCTTGGTGCTGTTACCGATATTTGCTCTGACAAGACTGGTACTCTCACCCAAGGTAAGATGGTTGCCCGTGGAGCCTGGACTCCTGGAAAGGGAACCTATCTCATCGAGAACACCACTGAGCCTTTCAACCCTACCATTGGTGACATGCGCTGGTCTCGCAGCCAGCCCCATGAGCTTCCTCTTAAGCAGGGCGGTGATGAATGCGGCTCTGTTTCTCCCATCAGCGAGCTCCTCAACCAGTCCAAGTCCTCTCTCGTCAAGTTCCTCGAAGTCGCTTCTCTCGCCAACCTTGCCACCGTCAACGAGAAGAACGGTGAATGGCACGCCCGCGGTGACCCTACCGAGATTGCCATTCAGGTCCTCGCCTCTCGTTTCGACTGGAACCGTCTCCGCCTTACCAGCCACGACGCCGCCAACCAGTACAGTGAGATCGCCGAGCTTCCCTTCGACTCTGATGTCAAGCGCATGTCCGTCATCATGAAGGATAACCGAACCAGACAACTCTTCGCTTTCACCAAGGGTGCTGTCGAGCGTGTCATTGGTGCCTGTGCTACATACTGCCCTGAGGATAACGAGGAGCAAGTCCCCATCACCGATGAGTTCCGTGAGCAGATCCTCCGTAACATGGAGTCTTTCGCTGGAATGGGTCTCCGTGTCCTCGCTCTTGCTTCTAAGCCCTACAACGTCGACATGAAGAagggtgatgagattgaCCGCACCACTGTTGAGTGTGATCTCGTCTTCCGTGGTCTTGTTGGTCTTTATGATCCTCCCCGTCCTGAGTCTGCTCCCGCTGTCCGAGAGTGTCACGAGGCTGGTATTTCCGTCCACATGCTTACTGGTGATCATCCCGAGACCGCTAAGGCCATTGCCATTGAGGTCGGTATCCTGCCTACCCGTATGGATCTCGTTGCCGAGGACACTGCTGCTACTATGGTCATGACTGCTACTACTTTTGATGGTCTTACCGACGATGAAGTCGACCAGCTTCCTTTCCTCCCTCTTGTTATTGCCCGATGTGCTCCTCAGACCAAGGTCCGCATGATTGAAGCTCTGCACCGCCGAGACAAGTTCTGTGCTATG actggtgatggtgttAACGACTCTCCCTCTCTCCGCCGTGCCGATGTTGGTATTGCCATGGGTCAAGCCGGTTCCGACGTCGCAAAGGATGCATCCGATATCGTTCTCAGCGACGACAACTTCGCCTCCATCGTCGCCGCCATCGAGGAAGGTCGCCGTATCTTCGACAACATCCAGAAGTTCATCCTCCACGTGCTCGCCACCAACGTCGCCCAAGCCGTCGTCCTTCTTGTCGGTCTCGtcttcaaggacaagacGGGTCTCTCCGTCTTCCCTATCGCTCCCGTCCAGATCATGtggatcatcatgatgaCTTCTGGTCTTCCCGACATGGGTCTCGGTTTCGAGCGCGCTGTCGCTGGTATCCTTCGCCGACCCCCGATTTCTCTCAAGACTGGCGTCTTCTCCTTCGagttcatcatcgacatGGTTGTCTACGGCCTTTGGATTGCTGCTCTCTGCCTCAGCGCCTTTGTCCTCCGTCTGTATGCCTTCGGAAATGGTGAGCTCGGTGAGGACTGTAACGATAACTACAGCGATAGTTGTGAGACCGTCTTCAAGGCCCGTGCTACCACCTTTGCTTGTCTCACCTGgttctccctcttcctcgcctGGGAGATGATTGACAAGCGACGATCTTTCTTCCGCATGCAGCCTGGCTCCAAGCTCTACTTCACCCAGTGGATGCACGATGTCTGGCGCAACCAGTTCCTCTTCTGGGCCATCATGCTCGGTTTTGTCACCCTCTTCCCCATCCAGTACATCCCCGTCATCAGCGACACCGTCTTCAAGCACAAGGGCATCACCTGGGAGTGggccatcgtcttcatcgccgcCGGTCTCTTCTTCGGCGGTATCGAGGCCTGGAAGTTCGCCAAGCGTGTCTACTTCCGCCGACAAGCCCGCAAGAACCAGGGCGTCGAGTGGAAGGACATGGATCTTGAGCAGCGCACTTTCGGCGAGTATCTCACCCCCGATTCCAGCGAAGCCAGCGTCCGTCACGACTCTGAGAAGGTTGACGCACAAGCTGCCGCTCAACGCAACAacgccgagaagaaggcgtGA